In Rhodothermales bacterium, a single window of DNA contains:
- a CDS encoding ROK family protein, with product MEVLGIDIGGTGIKGAVVDVTTGMLVTDRHRIPTPQPATPAAVADVVAEIVRHFGWNGRLGCTLPARVEHGLVRTATNIHDDWVDTRVDELLGHATGLDVHTLNDADAAGVASMAFGAGQGRDGFVFFVTVGTGIGTALFMDHHLVPNTELGHLSLRGMPAENYASNRVREEEGLSWEAWAGRFQEYLDRVEFLFAPDIIIIGGGISRPQKAAEYMPFLKTNAELLTAALENEAGIIGAAWVSAQS from the coding sequence ATGGAAGTTCTCGGCATTGATATCGGCGGCACAGGAATAAAAGGAGCCGTCGTCGATGTGACCACGGGAATGCTGGTGACCGACCGGCACCGCATTCCGACCCCTCAACCGGCCACACCTGCTGCCGTCGCCGACGTAGTGGCGGAAATCGTGCGACATTTCGGATGGAACGGGCGGCTCGGATGCACCCTGCCGGCCCGCGTCGAGCACGGGCTGGTGCGGACGGCCACCAACATCCATGACGACTGGGTGGACACGCGCGTGGACGAATTGCTCGGACACGCGACGGGGCTGGACGTGCATACCTTGAATGATGCCGATGCCGCCGGTGTCGCCTCCATGGCGTTCGGCGCCGGGCAGGGCCGTGACGGATTCGTGTTCTTCGTAACCGTCGGCACGGGAATCGGGACCGCCCTCTTCATGGACCATCATCTGGTACCCAACACCGAACTGGGGCACCTCTCGCTTCGGGGCATGCCGGCAGAGAATTACGCCAGCAACCGGGTGCGTGAAGAGGAAGGGCTCTCGTGGGAAGCCTGGGCGGGGCGTTTCCAGGAATACCTGGACCGTGTCGAATTCCTGTTCGCACCGGACATCATCATCATTGGCGGCGGCATCTCGCGTCCCCAGAAGGCCGCCGAATACATGCCCTTCCTTAAAACCAATGCCGAACTCCTGACCGCAGCCCTGGAAAACGAAGCCGGCATCATCGGAGCCGCCTGGGTCAGCGCACAATCCTGA
- a CDS encoding SPOR domain-containing protein — protein sequence MNRTVPILFLLSALWVSACAPTRPTSTDTVDPVATVRPWSDVETWDVPPMDEMPVPAERDVDHAVPDSLMRSLADRGIAVERAGFRVQVFSSINRRETVETEERLLTWLETLSQEDLRRLGIRGAEDVYNVFASPYYRVRIGNFTTRNRAMALHDALSRTFPNVLVVPDRVRIVR from the coding sequence ATGAATCGTACCGTCCCCATCCTCTTTTTGCTGTCCGCGCTTTGGGTGTCCGCTTGTGCCCCGACCCGTCCGACGAGTACCGATACGGTTGACCCGGTCGCCACCGTGCGTCCGTGGAGCGATGTGGAGACCTGGGACGTTCCCCCGATGGACGAAATGCCCGTCCCGGCCGAAAGGGACGTGGATCATGCCGTTCCGGATTCCCTCATGCGCAGCCTGGCCGACCGGGGCATTGCCGTCGAGCGGGCCGGTTTCCGGGTACAGGTGTTCTCGTCCATCAACCGGCGGGAAACGGTTGAGACCGAAGAGCGCTTGCTCACCTGGTTGGAAACGCTGTCCCAGGAGGACCTGCGACGGTTGGGAATCCGTGGGGCGGAAGACGTCTACAATGTATTCGCTTCTCCGTACTATCGGGTCCGGATAGGTAACTTCACCACACGCAACCGGGCCATGGCCCTGCATGACGCCCTCTCCCGGACCTTCCCGAACGTCCTCGTGGTACCGGATCGCGTCAGGATTGTGCGCTGA
- the deoC gene encoding deoxyribose-phosphate aldolase: MTDVERQELLGRLEARYRAAADSAPAGSGHELDPIVHAGACRVGLHADRAGVRGYSACDLAPPLARMIDHTALKPETTEAEIRALCEEARSYCFASVCVNPAYVPLAAAELQGTPVAVCTVVGFPLGATSTASKAFETGQAVRDGAREVDMVIHVGMLRSAAHDYVENDIRAVVQAARDAGRTVGAGIIVKVILETALLTDEEKVIASVLARNAGADFVKTSTGFSKGGATPADVALMRLAVGPRMGVKASGGVRSREDAETMIAHGATRLGASASVAILKGESSDGTY; this comes from the coding sequence ATGACAGACGTCGAACGACAGGAACTGCTGGGTCGGCTCGAGGCCCGGTACCGGGCCGCTGCCGACAGCGCCCCCGCGGGATCGGGACACGAATTGGACCCCATCGTGCATGCAGGGGCATGCCGCGTCGGCCTGCACGCCGACCGGGCGGGCGTACGCGGTTATTCGGCCTGTGACCTGGCCCCTCCATTGGCCCGGATGATTGATCACACGGCGCTGAAACCCGAAACGACGGAGGCCGAAATCCGCGCGCTTTGCGAGGAAGCGCGAAGCTATTGCTTTGCATCGGTATGTGTGAATCCAGCATACGTCCCCCTGGCGGCGGCAGAGTTGCAGGGAACGCCGGTCGCCGTCTGTACGGTCGTCGGGTTTCCGCTCGGTGCGACCAGCACGGCATCGAAGGCGTTCGAAACCGGTCAGGCTGTTCGTGACGGTGCCCGCGAGGTGGATATGGTCATCCACGTGGGCATGCTGCGTTCCGCAGCCCATGACTATGTGGAAAATGATATCCGTGCGGTCGTGCAGGCGGCCCGGGATGCCGGCCGTACCGTCGGAGCCGGGATCATTGTCAAAGTCATCCTGGAGACCGCTCTGTTGACGGATGAGGAAAAGGTCATCGCTTCGGTCCTGGCCCGGAACGCGGGCGCGGATTTCGTGAAAACATCGACCGGATTCTCAAAAGGGGGGGCCACCCCGGCCGATGTCGCCCTCATGCGACTGGCTGTGGGCCCGCGAATGGGCGTAAAGGCATCGGGAGGCGTACGATCCCGGGAAGATGCGGAAACCATGATCGCACACGGCGCTACTCGCCTGGGCGCGAGTGCATCGGTCGCTATCTTGAAGGGTGAATCATCAGACGGCACCTATTGA
- a CDS encoding diacylglycerol kinase family protein, with product MSTTISMIANPAARSGRLGPDVVRLHAMAQEVLGPIDLLLTEGTRHAEQLARSLPAAVQTVIGVGGDGTLNEIAAGLCEAGRPIRFGIVPAGSGNDLARVLHLSSHPMDAFRTIRDGVPLHMDSGTVTWRDTHGEGTRRFVNACGIGLDAFAAWYAPRWKHLPFGVGYSVAVLVALARWIPVGATIRSTEGTVLHTGSLMFTTVGNAKDSGGGFRLNPRALVADGLLDACIARGMSRSRALQMLPRARTGAHLEAPEVTYEQVKGLTIDVDRGIPIHADGEMCTLEGRDIRIAVDAGSVTVLVDADRMDRILQA from the coding sequence ATGTCCACGACCATCTCCATGATTGCCAATCCCGCGGCCCGATCGGGACGCCTGGGTCCCGATGTGGTACGCCTGCATGCCATGGCGCAGGAAGTGTTGGGTCCGATTGATCTCCTCCTCACCGAGGGGACACGCCATGCCGAGCAATTGGCCCGGAGCCTTCCGGCGGCGGTTCAAACCGTGATCGGTGTGGGAGGGGACGGAACCCTGAATGAAATTGCTGCCGGCCTGTGTGAGGCAGGACGGCCCATCCGGTTCGGTATCGTCCCGGCGGGTTCGGGCAACGATCTGGCCCGGGTACTGCACCTGTCCAGCCATCCGATGGATGCATTCAGGACCATTCGGGACGGGGTTCCCCTGCACATGGACTCCGGGACGGTTACCTGGCGCGACACCCACGGGGAAGGCACCCGACGGTTCGTGAACGCGTGCGGGATCGGGTTGGACGCATTTGCGGCATGGTATGCCCCCCGTTGGAAGCATTTGCCCTTCGGCGTGGGTTATTCGGTGGCCGTGCTCGTGGCGCTGGCGCGATGGATCCCGGTCGGGGCCACCATCCGGTCGACCGAGGGTACCGTCCTGCATACAGGCTCTTTGATGTTCACGACGGTGGGAAATGCCAAGGATTCCGGAGGGGGGTTCCGACTCAATCCACGTGCCCTGGTGGCCGACGGATTGCTGGATGCGTGTATTGCCCGGGGCATGAGTCGATCGCGCGCGTTGCAGATGCTTCCCAGGGCCCGGACCGGAGCCCATCTGGAGGCCCCCGAGGTGACGTATGAACAGGTGAAAGGTCTGACGATCGATGTGGATCGTGGCATTCCCATCCATGCCGATGGCGAAATGTGCACGCTGGAAGGTCGGGACATCCGGATTGCCGTGGATGCGGGCTCGGTAACGGTGCTTGTGGATGCAGACCGGATGGACCGTATCTTGCAGGCATGA